In Terriglobus sp. TAA 43, a single window of DNA contains:
- a CDS encoding HAD family phosphatase: MRDARLRTAVFDFDGTLWPGDAGSGFMHWTIATRLLPGEATRHILDRHALYNRGEVGEIAICGEMTSIYAGISEKALRDSAAKYFVDHVQPHFFPEMIAILKELQASGTDIWAVSSTNNWMIEEGVRELGIAPDHVLAACVAVEDGIAGETILDIPSDEGKAEALRRVGLTHPDAVFGNSVHDLHMLEMAKHPYPVNPTAALAEKSAELGWNVYYPATEG; encoded by the coding sequence GTGCGTGATGCACGTCTCCGCACCGCCGTTTTCGACTTCGACGGCACGCTCTGGCCCGGCGATGCCGGCTCCGGCTTTATGCACTGGACCATCGCCACCCGCCTGCTGCCCGGCGAGGCGACGCGCCACATTCTGGATCGCCACGCCCTCTACAACCGCGGCGAAGTGGGCGAAATCGCCATTTGCGGCGAGATGACCTCGATCTACGCCGGTATTTCCGAGAAAGCCCTGCGCGATTCCGCGGCGAAGTACTTTGTCGACCACGTGCAGCCCCACTTCTTTCCGGAAATGATCGCCATTTTGAAGGAGTTGCAGGCCAGTGGGACGGATATTTGGGCCGTATCGTCCACGAATAACTGGATGATTGAAGAAGGCGTCCGCGAGCTGGGAATTGCACCGGATCACGTGCTGGCGGCCTGTGTGGCCGTGGAAGACGGCATCGCAGGCGAGACGATCCTGGATATCCCTTCCGACGAGGGCAAGGCCGAAGCGCTGCGCCGTGTGGGACTGACACACCCAGATGCCGTCTTTGGCAACAGCGTGCATGACCTGCACATGCTGGAGATGGCAAAACATCCTTATCCGGTGAATCCGACCGCAGCGCTGGCGGAAAAATCGGCGGAACTCGGCTGGAACGTTTACTATCCGGCGACCGAAGGCTAG
- a CDS encoding efflux RND transporter permease subunit, producing MWIVRLALRRPYTFVVMSVLILVLGIVSIETMSTDIFPTIDIPVVTVVWSYSGTSPDEMEKRFTTISERAMTTTVNDIEHLESQSVNGISIIKIFFQPGVKVEAAVAQVTAVNQTILRILPPGTTPPFILQFSASNVPILQAVASSNKLSESELFDVGSQFIRTQLATVQGAQVPQPYGGRIRQVAVDLDPAALYSKGLSPQDVVNALTAQNLILPAGDIKIQDRDYVVRTNASPQIAAQLNDIPIKQVNGATVYMRDVATVHEGSAPQQSIVRYNGQRAVLMTILKASSSSTLDIVAKVKEVLPRILANVPPPAPEIRILFDQSIFVRAALEGVVKEAAIAAGLTAIMILLFLGSWRSTVIIAVSIPLSILVSVICLKFLGQTLNTMTLGGLGLAVGILVDDATVEIENIHRNLGLGKEIEPAILDGAAQIAVPAFVSTLAICIVFVPVVFLTGAAKSLFVPLGMAVVFAMMASYFLSRTLVPTMVKFLLAKEVDVYSLAEASHGDHPLSAEEQAEVDQKMRGLGVIWRTHFAFNRVFEALRSRYQRLLDWALVHPGFSLGCFGLFIVLSACLLPFIGQDFFPDVDAGSFRLHVRTAPGTRLEATEAIFAQVENVIRATIPADELDGILDNIGTPNGAFNLAFGDGALTDVQDGEILVSLNQEKHKPTALYREKLRETLRKQFPQTTFFFQASDIVNQILNFGLPAPIDIQVSGRLAEANYATAQAIRADIAKIPGVVDAHVHQVMYAPELRVNVDRSRAQLLNMTEQNVAGSMLTALSGSGIAAPNYWLSPKNGVNYTVVVQVPPTTLDSVDKLNNLPISNGTTTTQGATNAGAPPVGASQFLSNLAQIQHGASPAITNHYNVQPVYDVYSSVQGRDLGGVNRDIQKVLKNYTVQSGKLSKGATITVRGQVKSMQDSFTGLGLGMIFAVLLVYLLMVVNFQSWLDPFIILMALPGAACGILWMLFLSGTTFSVPSLMGTIMTIGVATANSILMVTFANDQRSLGLNSIQAASAAGFTRLRPVMMTALAMILGMLPMSLGMGEGGEQNAPLGRAVIGGLLVATATTLVIVPIFYSLLRKKVPSHLQTEELPEPEEEFSHA from the coding sequence ATGTGGATTGTCCGCCTTGCCCTTCGGCGCCCGTACACCTTCGTGGTGATGAGCGTGCTGATCCTTGTGCTTGGCATTGTCTCCATTGAGACCATGTCCACGGACATCTTCCCCACCATCGACATTCCCGTAGTCACCGTGGTGTGGAGCTACAGCGGCACCAGTCCGGATGAGATGGAGAAGCGCTTCACGACGATCAGTGAACGCGCCATGACGACGACCGTAAACGACATTGAGCACCTTGAGTCGCAGTCGGTCAACGGTATCTCCATCATCAAGATCTTCTTCCAGCCGGGCGTGAAGGTGGAAGCCGCCGTGGCGCAGGTAACGGCCGTCAACCAGACGATTCTGCGTATTCTGCCGCCGGGTACCACGCCGCCGTTCATTCTGCAGTTCTCCGCATCGAACGTGCCAATCCTGCAGGCGGTCGCTTCGTCGAACAAGTTGTCAGAGAGCGAACTGTTCGATGTGGGTTCGCAGTTCATCCGTACGCAGTTGGCAACCGTGCAGGGCGCGCAGGTGCCGCAGCCGTACGGCGGACGTATTCGCCAGGTGGCTGTAGATCTTGATCCCGCCGCGCTGTATTCGAAGGGACTTTCGCCGCAGGACGTGGTGAATGCGCTGACGGCGCAGAATCTGATTCTGCCTGCAGGCGACATCAAGATTCAGGACCGCGACTACGTGGTCCGAACGAATGCCTCGCCGCAGATTGCCGCGCAGTTGAACGATATTCCCATCAAGCAGGTAAACGGGGCGACCGTGTACATGCGCGATGTAGCGACAGTTCATGAGGGATCTGCACCGCAGCAATCCATCGTCCGTTACAACGGCCAGCGCGCCGTGCTGATGACGATTCTGAAGGCTTCCTCATCGTCCACGTTGGACATCGTGGCAAAGGTGAAAGAAGTCCTTCCGCGCATCCTGGCGAATGTGCCGCCACCAGCGCCGGAAATTCGTATCCTGTTTGACCAGTCGATCTTTGTGCGCGCCGCGCTGGAAGGCGTGGTGAAGGAAGCTGCCATTGCCGCCGGTCTGACGGCCATCATGATCCTGCTCTTCCTTGGATCATGGCGCTCGACGGTGATCATCGCTGTGTCGATCCCGCTGTCGATCCTGGTATCGGTGATCTGCCTGAAGTTCCTGGGACAGACGCTGAACACCATGACACTGGGCGGACTTGGGCTGGCGGTCGGCATCCTGGTGGACGACGCTACGGTGGAAATTGAAAACATCCACCGAAATCTGGGATTGGGCAAGGAAATTGAACCTGCCATCCTGGACGGCGCTGCGCAGATTGCGGTTCCGGCGTTCGTTTCCACACTGGCAATCTGCATCGTGTTCGTTCCGGTGGTCTTCCTGACGGGCGCTGCCAAGAGCTTGTTTGTGCCGCTGGGTATGGCGGTGGTTTTCGCCATGATGGCTTCGTACTTCCTGTCGCGAACCCTGGTACCCACCATGGTGAAGTTCCTGCTGGCGAAGGAAGTGGATGTCTACTCGCTGGCGGAAGCGTCCCACGGCGACCATCCTCTCTCCGCAGAAGAGCAAGCAGAAGTTGACCAGAAGATGCGTGGGCTGGGAGTTATCTGGCGTACGCACTTTGCCTTCAACCGCGTCTTTGAGGCGTTGCGATCGCGGTACCAGCGTTTGCTGGATTGGGCGCTGGTGCATCCTGGCTTTTCGCTTGGTTGCTTCGGCCTGTTCATCGTGCTGTCCGCCTGCCTGCTGCCGTTCATCGGTCAGGACTTCTTCCCGGACGTGGATGCGGGAAGCTTCCGGCTGCATGTTCGCACCGCCCCCGGAACACGTCTGGAAGCGACGGAAGCCATCTTCGCTCAGGTGGAGAATGTCATCCGTGCGACCATTCCGGCGGACGAGCTGGACGGCATTCTGGACAACATCGGAACGCCCAATGGCGCATTCAACCTGGCCTTTGGCGACGGCGCCCTCACAGACGTGCAGGACGGCGAGATTCTTGTCTCGCTGAATCAGGAAAAGCACAAGCCCACTGCGCTTTATCGCGAGAAGCTGCGTGAGACGCTGCGCAAACAATTCCCGCAGACCACGTTCTTTTTCCAGGCTTCGGACATTGTGAACCAGATCCTGAACTTTGGCCTGCCTGCTCCGATTGACATTCAGGTGAGCGGACGTCTGGCCGAGGCGAACTATGCGACGGCGCAGGCGATTCGTGCGGACATCGCGAAGATTCCGGGCGTGGTGGATGCTCACGTTCACCAGGTGATGTATGCGCCAGAGTTGCGTGTCAACGTGGACCGCTCGCGCGCGCAACTGCTGAACATGACAGAGCAGAACGTTGCGGGCAGCATGCTGACAGCGCTTTCGGGATCAGGTATCGCAGCGCCAAACTACTGGCTCAGCCCGAAGAACGGCGTGAACTATACCGTGGTGGTACAGGTGCCGCCCACGACGCTGGATTCCGTGGATAAATTGAACAATCTGCCGATCTCCAACGGCACGACCACGACGCAGGGTGCCACCAACGCTGGTGCGCCGCCAGTGGGAGCTTCGCAGTTCCTTTCCAACCTGGCGCAGATTCAGCATGGAGCAAGTCCGGCCATTACAAACCACTACAACGTGCAGCCGGTGTATGACGTGTATTCCAGCGTGCAGGGCCGCGATCTGGGCGGTGTGAATCGCGATATTCAGAAGGTTCTAAAGAACTACACCGTACAGAGCGGTAAGCTCTCCAAGGGCGCAACCATTACGGTGCGCGGCCAGGTGAAGAGCATGCAGGACAGCTTTACAGGGCTTGGACTAGGCATGATCTTTGCTGTTCTGCTGGTGTACCTGCTGATGGTGGTCAACTTCCAGAGCTGGCTTGATCCGTTCATCATCCTGATGGCGTTGCCGGGCGCGGCCTGCGGCATTCTGTGGATGCTGTTCCTGAGCGGCACCACGTTCTCAGTGCCCTCGCTCATGGGAACCATCATGACCATCGGCGTGGCGACAGCAAACTCCATCCTGATGGTGACGTTTGCCAACGACCAGCGATCACTGGGCCTGAACAGCATTCAGGCTGCGTCGGCTGCGGGCTTTACACGTTTGCGTCCTGTCATGATGACAGCGTTGGCCATGATCCTGGGCATGCTTCCCATGTCGCTGGGCATGGGCGAGGGTGGCGAACAGAATGCACCACTAGGACGCGCCGTGATCGGCGGCCTGCTGGTGGCCACCGCAACCACCCTTGTGATTGTTCCTATTTTCTATTCTCTGCTGCGCAAGAAGGTCCCGAGCCATCTTCAAACGGAAGAACTGCCCGAGCCCGAAGAGGAGTTTTCCCATGCGTAA
- a CDS encoding PAS domain-containing sensor histidine kinase: MMRWAPKTIMGQLIAGTLLVQLLVFGVFLSFSVRDQFRESRERDRIRLQRQSSIIAKSLAQPMKLHDDDMIDDVMHELPIAASLKGARVTDVTGKVLRNTSEELPMQLSDREQKLLPKLLSGRKYLRVLSDEGNEEGAQPIISDGLVRGILWVTQDSALTMNTPKRVLQSLLIYFPFALLGNVLLVWALSATLAQPLRQLRRATLQLRCDPNNLSAFPLTVPVVAAQNEAGALLDSFNGMVSEIARQRRGTQETLNLLDAMLRTAPIGFAFYDRDYRYIRINDRLAKMHGVPLEQHLGRRLRDLVPPTEGDVNSLALESERVVEQVFSTGEAVAEHELSGELAGDIHPRIWLASYFPVFIGEEVRWVGVIVSEVTERRHAEEAMRRSEKLAIAGRLASSIAHEINTPLEAVTNALYLLRGNPSLDIQAQDWVALAQTEVERVGEITQQTLRFHRHSSTATDVEVTEMLRSVLLLHNAKLRSANVQAELRLEDPALLFGYAGELRQLFANLVGNAIDSMPQGGRLFVRARTMRRNDRKGVRITVADEGMGMSNAVRRRIFEPFFTTKDASGTGLGLWVSAEILEKHHGALLVRSRQAKYRGDASGTVFSLFFPWDGVPRGPRIVHSSAEVLADHLV; the protein is encoded by the coding sequence ATGATGCGCTGGGCGCCGAAGACGATCATGGGGCAGTTGATCGCAGGCACGTTGTTGGTGCAGCTCCTTGTGTTCGGCGTCTTCCTGAGCTTTAGCGTGCGCGACCAATTCCGCGAAAGCCGCGAGCGTGACCGCATCCGTTTGCAGCGACAGAGTTCCATCATTGCGAAATCGCTGGCGCAGCCAATGAAGTTGCATGACGACGACATGATCGACGACGTAATGCATGAGCTTCCCATCGCTGCTTCGTTGAAGGGCGCGCGTGTCACGGATGTCACCGGCAAAGTCCTGCGAAACACAAGCGAAGAGCTGCCCATGCAACTTTCGGACCGTGAACAGAAGCTGCTGCCCAAGCTGCTCTCCGGCCGTAAGTATCTTCGCGTTCTTTCCGACGAGGGCAATGAGGAAGGCGCGCAGCCGATCATCTCTGATGGATTGGTCCGAGGCATCCTGTGGGTTACGCAGGATTCTGCTTTGACCATGAACACGCCCAAGCGCGTGCTGCAAAGCCTGCTGATCTACTTCCCATTTGCGCTGCTGGGCAACGTGCTGTTGGTGTGGGCTCTTAGCGCTACGCTGGCTCAGCCGCTGCGACAACTGCGGCGCGCCACGTTGCAGTTGCGTTGTGACCCCAACAACCTGTCCGCATTCCCGTTAACTGTGCCGGTGGTGGCGGCACAGAATGAGGCGGGCGCACTTCTCGATAGCTTCAACGGCATGGTGAGCGAGATTGCACGTCAGCGTCGCGGCACGCAGGAGACGTTGAACCTCCTCGACGCCATGCTGCGCACCGCGCCCATCGGGTTTGCATTTTATGATCGCGACTATCGCTACATCCGCATCAATGACCGCCTCGCGAAGATGCACGGCGTGCCGCTCGAACAACATCTTGGGCGACGTTTGCGTGACCTGGTGCCCCCAACCGAAGGAGATGTGAATTCGCTGGCGCTGGAATCCGAACGAGTGGTGGAGCAGGTCTTCAGTACGGGCGAAGCAGTTGCGGAGCACGAACTTAGTGGCGAACTGGCAGGCGACATTCACCCGCGTATCTGGCTTGCAAGTTACTTCCCCGTATTCATTGGTGAAGAAGTGCGCTGGGTGGGTGTGATCGTCTCCGAAGTAACGGAGCGCCGCCATGCCGAGGAGGCCATGCGTCGCAGCGAAAAACTGGCCATCGCCGGACGTCTCGCTTCTTCCATCGCGCATGAGATCAATACGCCGCTGGAAGCTGTTACCAACGCGCTCTACCTTCTGCGCGGCAACCCATCGCTGGACATACAGGCGCAGGACTGGGTCGCGCTGGCGCAGACGGAAGTGGAACGAGTGGGTGAAATCACGCAGCAGACATTGCGGTTTCACCGCCACTCTTCAACCGCCACAGACGTGGAGGTGACGGAGATGCTGCGCAGTGTTTTGCTACTGCACAATGCCAAGCTGCGGTCAGCGAATGTGCAGGCGGAGTTGCGACTGGAAGATCCGGCGTTGCTCTTTGGTTATGCGGGTGAACTTCGCCAGCTCTTTGCAAACCTTGTTGGCAACGCGATTGATTCCATGCCGCAAGGGGGACGTCTCTTTGTCCGCGCGCGTACGATGCGTCGCAATGACCGAAAGGGAGTGCGCATCACTGTTGCGGATGAGGGCATGGGGATGTCGAATGCTGTGCGTCGTCGCATCTTCGAGCCATTCTTCACCACCAAGGACGCCAGCGGCACCGGTCTTGGGCTATGGGTGAGTGCGGAGATTCTCGAGAAGCACCACGGCGCGCTGCTGGTGCGCAGCCGCCAGGCGAAGTATCGTGGCGACGCCTCTGGTACCGTGTTCTCGCTGTTCTTCCCATGGGATGGCGTACCGCGTGGCCCGCGTATCGTGCATAGCTCTGCAGAGGTACTGGCGGATCATCTGGTCTGA
- a CDS encoding YpdA family putative bacillithiol disulfide reductase has protein sequence MSDMLFDVLVIGAGPTGLACAIDAQKEGLRVVLVDKGCVCNSLFHYPAHMTFFTTPELLEIGNMPFSSPNQKPTRSEALEYYRKVAEYYALDVRQYHHVDRVSGVDGDFTVHTTDRFGRAQDFRAKKLIVSTGYYDLPNYLGLPGEDLNKVHHYYDEPHPYFGLNVLVIGGKNSAAIAALDLWRHGAKVTLVHRGEAMHRHVKYWILPDIKNRIANGEIAAYFASTVKQIAEDTVTLNTPQGEITLANDFVFALTGYHPDFDFLERMGVTLDPDNSRCPVCNAATLESNVDGIYMAGVVVAGERTNEIFIENGRFHGALIARDLAVKLLGKS, from the coding sequence ATGTCCGACATGTTGTTCGATGTGCTGGTGATAGGGGCGGGACCCACCGGACTGGCCTGCGCCATTGATGCGCAGAAGGAAGGCCTGCGCGTGGTTCTGGTGGATAAGGGGTGCGTGTGCAACAGCCTCTTCCATTACCCGGCGCATATGACGTTTTTTACCACGCCGGAGTTACTGGAGATTGGCAACATGCCGTTCAGCAGCCCCAACCAGAAGCCCACCCGTAGTGAGGCGCTGGAGTATTACCGGAAGGTGGCAGAGTACTACGCTCTGGACGTGCGGCAATATCATCATGTGGATCGTGTGAGTGGCGTAGACGGAGATTTCACCGTACACACCACGGATCGCTTTGGTCGTGCGCAGGACTTCCGCGCAAAGAAGCTCATTGTTTCCACGGGCTACTACGATCTTCCGAATTATCTCGGCCTCCCGGGCGAAGACCTCAATAAGGTCCATCACTATTACGACGAGCCGCACCCGTATTTCGGGCTGAATGTATTGGTGATCGGTGGCAAGAATTCCGCGGCGATTGCGGCTCTTGATCTATGGCGTCACGGTGCGAAGGTCACGCTGGTGCATCGCGGTGAAGCCATGCATCGGCATGTAAAGTACTGGATTCTGCCAGACATTAAGAACCGCATTGCAAACGGCGAAATAGCGGCGTATTTTGCGTCAACTGTGAAGCAGATTGCAGAGGACACCGTCACTCTGAATACGCCACAGGGTGAGATTACGCTGGCGAATGATTTCGTGTTTGCGCTGACGGGATACCATCCTGACTTCGACTTCCTGGAGCGCATGGGCGTCACGCTTGATCCTGACAACAGCCGTTGCCCGGTATGCAATGCGGCAACGCTGGAGTCAAATGTGGATGGAATCTATATGGCGGGTGTCGTGGTCGCAGGAGAACGCACCAACGAAATCTTTATCGAAAATGGCCGCTTCCACGGTGCTCTCATTGCACGTGACCTGGCCGTCAAATTGCTTGGCAAGTCCTAA
- a CDS encoding efflux RND transporter periplasmic adaptor subunit — MAQNIAQDPAMTGHSATTQQPAGKGPFVAAAGGFLLLAVVGIAFLIPKLHHQNDLEDRTRDASGPPPVAVVAVGLGQPSSKLELPGTVQAFSQTPIYARTSGYISKRYVDIGDHVKVGQLLATIEDPQTEQSLRQARANLLQLKAQLLQAQANAKLSTLNNTRGQQLHTEGVISQEAADNYTAQSGANDATVEAAKANIAAGEANVKSLEEQASFSRVVAPFTGVILSRSIDNGSLITSGSANSVTQLFTIAQSGVVRVFANVPQSNAPDALSASTAQVTFRELPGHVYSGSITRSSTSIDPASRTLLTEIDLPNPDGKILPGMFATVTFAVKNSRPPVLLPGNALVVRTAGPQAYTVDANNVAHLHSVVLGRDYGTSVEILSGLQQGDHVILSPSDAVQEGTKVAPELEKPQKP, encoded by the coding sequence ATGGCCCAGAACATCGCACAGGATCCGGCAATGACCGGGCATTCCGCAACCACTCAACAGCCTGCAGGCAAAGGCCCATTCGTTGCCGCAGCCGGTGGATTTCTTTTGCTGGCGGTTGTCGGTATCGCCTTCCTGATTCCGAAACTGCATCATCAAAATGACCTGGAAGACCGCACCCGCGACGCCTCTGGACCACCGCCGGTTGCAGTTGTAGCCGTTGGGCTGGGACAACCCAGCAGCAAGCTGGAATTACCCGGCACCGTGCAGGCATTCTCGCAAACTCCGATCTATGCGCGCACCTCGGGATACATCTCGAAGCGCTACGTGGACATTGGCGATCACGTAAAGGTCGGGCAATTACTGGCCACCATTGAAGATCCGCAGACCGAGCAATCGCTTCGGCAAGCGCGCGCAAACCTGTTGCAGTTGAAGGCGCAGCTACTGCAGGCGCAGGCCAATGCTAAGTTGTCGACACTGAACAACACGCGCGGTCAACAGCTTCATACCGAGGGTGTGATTTCGCAAGAAGCCGCGGACAATTACACCGCGCAATCGGGCGCGAACGATGCAACGGTGGAAGCGGCCAAGGCTAACATTGCCGCGGGTGAAGCGAACGTGAAGTCGCTGGAAGAACAGGCGTCCTTCTCGCGTGTTGTGGCCCCCTTCACTGGCGTGATCCTGTCGCGTTCCATCGATAACGGATCGCTGATCACATCCGGCTCTGCTAACAGCGTGACGCAGCTCTTCACGATTGCGCAGTCGGGTGTAGTCCGCGTCTTTGCGAATGTGCCGCAGAGCAATGCGCCGGACGCATTGAGCGCATCCACGGCGCAGGTGACATTCCGCGAACTTCCGGGACACGTCTACTCTGGCTCCATCACACGTTCGTCGACGTCGATTGATCCGGCGTCGCGCACGCTGCTGACGGAAATCGATCTGCCGAACCCCGATGGCAAGATTCTTCCCGGCATGTTTGCTACGGTAACGTTCGCTGTGAAGAATTCGCGTCCGCCGGTCCTGCTGCCAGGCAATGCCCTGGTTGTTCGTACCGCTGGACCGCAGGCTTATACCGTGGATGCAAATAACGTTGCGCATCTGCACAGTGTCGTACTGGGCCGCGACTACGGCACCAGCGTAGAGATCCTCAGCGGCTTACAGCAGGGTGATCACGTAATCCTGTCGCCGTCTGATGCAGTGCAGGAAGGAACCAAAGTGGCTCCTGAACTCGAGAAGCCACAGAAGCCGTAA
- a CDS encoding glycine--tRNA ligase subunit alpha, which produces MSAVAETAATTPRRSVMTFQETLFALQRFWAEQGCVLQQPYDTEMGAGTMSPDTFLRVLGPTPVRIAYAQPSRRPADGRYGDNPNRLYKHTQFQVILKPPPANIQELYLKSLEAIGIVLAEHDIKFEEDNWEWPVGGAWGVGWQVMMDGQEITQFTYFQQCGGMDLDPISGEITYGMERLTQFLQDKESIYDIEWAKEPDTGKITTYGDIRLYEEQQLSAFAFDHADVSKLWLHLENYEAECLGLLEAFKTLPEDADEVTVKRFPVLGAYELALKCSQLFNLLDARGAISVTERVGVMARIRTLIVGVAKIYAEQVERLAALKEKAGA; this is translated from the coding sequence ATGTCTGCCGTAGCAGAAACAGCCGCGACCACGCCGCGCCGTAGCGTGATGACTTTTCAGGAAACATTATTTGCCCTGCAACGCTTTTGGGCGGAGCAGGGCTGTGTCCTGCAGCAGCCGTATGACACGGAGATGGGCGCAGGCACCATGTCGCCGGACACCTTCCTGCGCGTCCTCGGCCCCACGCCTGTTCGCATTGCCTACGCGCAACCCTCGCGTCGCCCGGCAGACGGTCGTTATGGCGATAACCCCAATCGCCTGTACAAGCACACCCAGTTTCAGGTCATCCTGAAACCGCCACCGGCCAACATCCAGGAGCTGTACCTTAAGAGCCTGGAAGCCATTGGCATTGTGCTGGCCGAGCACGACATCAAGTTTGAAGAAGACAATTGGGAATGGCCCGTGGGGGGCGCCTGGGGCGTTGGCTGGCAGGTCATGATGGACGGCCAGGAGATCACTCAGTTCACCTACTTCCAGCAGTGCGGCGGTATGGATCTGGACCCCATCAGCGGCGAGATCACCTACGGCATGGAGCGCCTGACCCAGTTCCTGCAGGACAAGGAATCCATCTACGACATTGAGTGGGCGAAGGAGCCGGACACCGGCAAGATCACCACCTACGGCGACATCCGCCTGTATGAAGAACAGCAGCTTTCCGCCTTTGCGTTCGACCACGCAGATGTATCGAAGCTCTGGCTGCATCTTGAGAATTACGAGGCGGAATGCCTCGGCCTCCTGGAAGCCTTCAAAACGCTGCCGGAAGATGCGGATGAAGTCACGGTCAAGCGTTTCCCCGTGCTTGGCGCATACGAACTGGCCTTGAAGTGTTCACAGTTGTTCAACCTGCTGGACGCACGCGGCGCCATCTCCGTAACGGAGCGCGTGGGCGTCATGGCTCGCATCCGCACGCTGATCGTAGGCGTCGCGAAGATCTACGCGGAGCAGGTGGAACGCCTTGCTGCCTTGAAAGAAAAGGCTGGTGCATAG
- a CDS encoding nitroreductase family protein, whose protein sequence is MSDLPALEKLKHGNPEALVHDLILARWSPRSFADKSISDADLKSIFAAAAWAPSSSNEQPWRFLVGRKGDETYTKIFNALVPANQSWAQSAPVLYCSFGKKTFTSNDQPNPYCLHDTGAASAVITLQAISMGIHTHGMGGFDKETLRASFGVPSDFEAGACWALGYLGKPEDAPEKYRAAETAPRSRKRLAEYAFSEWEKPASF, encoded by the coding sequence ATGTCCGACCTCCCCGCACTGGAAAAGCTGAAGCACGGTAACCCGGAAGCACTTGTTCATGATCTGATTCTGGCTCGCTGGAGCCCTAGATCATTCGCGGACAAGTCCATTTCCGACGCCGATCTGAAGAGCATCTTTGCTGCCGCCGCCTGGGCTCCGAGCAGCAGCAACGAACAGCCATGGCGCTTCCTGGTGGGCCGCAAAGGCGACGAAACCTACACGAAGATCTTCAATGCGCTGGTACCTGCGAATCAATCATGGGCACAATCAGCTCCCGTTCTGTACTGCAGCTTTGGCAAAAAAACCTTCACCAGCAACGACCAGCCCAATCCCTATTGCCTGCACGATACGGGTGCGGCTTCCGCAGTGATTACGCTGCAAGCGATCTCCATGGGCATTCACACGCATGGCATGGGCGGATTCGATAAAGAGACACTGCGCGCATCGTTCGGCGTACCGAGCGACTTTGAAGCAGGCGCCTGCTGGGCGCTGGGCTATTTGGGCAAGCCAGAAGACGCTCCGGAGAAGTACCGCGCCGCAGAGACCGCGCCGCGTTCCCGCAAACGCCTTGCCGAATATGCTTTCAGCGAGTGGGAAAAGCCTGCTTCGTTCTAA
- the trxA gene encoding thioredoxin, whose product MAGQFVTEVNDVDFEQQVLKSETPVLVDFWATWCGPCRALAPVVDQVAGEYEGKIKVMKMDVDRNAATPGRYGIRGIPALLLFKDGKVAEQIVGYVPKDTIDKTIGKVLA is encoded by the coding sequence ATGGCAGGACAGTTTGTAACTGAAGTGAACGACGTGGACTTTGAACAGCAGGTGCTGAAGAGCGAGACGCCCGTCCTGGTGGACTTTTGGGCCACCTGGTGCGGACCGTGTCGGGCGCTTGCCCCTGTCGTAGACCAGGTTGCTGGCGAGTACGAAGGCAAGATCAAGGTCATGAAGATGGACGTGGATCGCAACGCAGCCACGCCGGGCCGTTATGGCATTCGCGGTATCCCCGCGCTGCTGCTCTTCAAGGACGGCAAGGTTGCGGAGCAGATCGTGGGCTACGTGCCCAAGGACACCATCGACAAGACCATTGGCAAGGTGCTCGCGTAA